A section of the Roseovarius sp. W115 genome encodes:
- the dprA gene encoding DNA-processing protein DprA: MFEDTHPSTHPPLPPTTEDDRISWLRLLRSRRVGPSTFHRLMQEHGNAQVALEALPEVARNAGVNTYVPCTLEAAEMEYAAGMHAGARLICWGETDYPVALSQLTDAPPLLWAIGEPVLLQKRRVAIVGARNASSLGLRMARALAHELTEGGFVVVSGLARGVDTAAHKAALDGGTIAVMAGGIDVIYPAENTHLGQDIAARGLCVSEQPIGQTPQARHFPTRNRIISGISEAVVVVEAAAKSGSLITARTALDQGREVLAVPGHPFDARASGCNMLIRDGARLVRTGADIAEALQGQRDLALKKQTADKPESKQHSSKKTCQQPDALRRLILDHLSPSPLAEDQLIRDLASSAAQMTPALTDLEMSGRITRHPGGLVSLAH, from the coding sequence ATGTTCGAGGATACACATCCTTCCACTCACCCCCCACTCCCACCCACCACGGAAGATGATCGGATATCGTGGCTTCGCCTGTTGCGCTCTCGCAGAGTTGGTCCCTCCACTTTCCACCGATTAATGCAAGAGCATGGAAATGCCCAAGTGGCCTTGGAGGCGCTGCCTGAAGTGGCACGTAATGCAGGGGTAAACACATATGTTCCCTGCACCTTGGAGGCCGCGGAAATGGAGTATGCAGCCGGGATGCACGCTGGAGCCAGGCTAATCTGTTGGGGCGAGACAGATTATCCAGTCGCACTCTCGCAGCTCACGGATGCACCACCACTCCTTTGGGCCATAGGTGAGCCAGTCCTGCTGCAGAAGCGGCGGGTGGCGATTGTCGGCGCGAGAAACGCGTCTTCACTGGGTCTGCGCATGGCGCGCGCCTTGGCCCATGAACTGACTGAGGGCGGATTTGTTGTGGTCTCGGGTTTGGCCCGCGGCGTTGACACCGCTGCCCACAAGGCCGCGCTTGATGGGGGCACCATCGCGGTCATGGCAGGTGGCATTGACGTTATCTACCCTGCAGAAAACACACATCTAGGTCAGGACATCGCCGCGCGGGGGTTATGCGTCTCCGAGCAACCGATAGGTCAAACACCCCAAGCACGACATTTTCCCACACGCAATCGCATTATCAGCGGCATAAGCGAAGCAGTGGTCGTGGTTGAGGCAGCCGCAAAATCCGGCTCTCTTATTACAGCGCGCACCGCCCTTGATCAGGGACGCGAGGTGCTTGCCGTCCCAGGACACCCGTTTGATGCGCGCGCGTCGGGCTGCAACATGCTTATTCGCGACGGCGCGAGACTGGTGCGCACAGGTGCGGATATCGCAGAGGCGCTTCAGGGACAACGGGACCTGGCCCTGAAGAAGCAAACAGCCGACAAGCCAGAAAGCAAACAGCACTCCTCCAAAAAAACCTGCCAACAACCCGATGCCTTGCGCCGTCTGATCCTTGATCACCTCAGTCCTTCGCCATTGGCCGAAGATCAATTGATCCGTGACCTGGCAAGTTCTGCTGCGCAAATGACACCTGCTCTGACCGATCTGGAAATGAGCGGCCGCATCACGCGTCACCCAGGCGGACTGGTCTCGTTGGCGCACTAG
- a CDS encoding ester cyclase, producing MTRLTSLFLAGTQAAAPVMVQADDLDVIKSFYADLLTTPADVTSDAVRSVVAEDWVSIPTPRGGPGAEGLLKTLKGFGAVIPDLAWAPQEILQDGNRYIVRGKATGTPAVPFLGVEPTGKRFEIMSIDIHTIEDGKIVQSYHVEEWLSAQQQLLPDD from the coding sequence ATGACACGCCTAACTTCACTTTTTCTCGCAGGAACACAGGCAGCAGCGCCTGTTATGGTACAAGCTGACGATCTGGACGTTATTAAGAGCTTTTATGCCGACCTGCTGACCACACCCGCGGATGTGACCAGCGATGCCGTGAGATCTGTTGTCGCCGAAGACTGGGTATCTATTCCCACACCACGCGGCGGACCAGGTGCAGAGGGGCTATTGAAAACGCTGAAAGGGTTTGGCGCGGTTATCCCGGACCTTGCTTGGGCACCGCAAGAAATCCTGCAAGACGGAAACCGATACATTGTCCGCGGAAAAGCTACGGGCACTCCGGCAGTCCCGTTCTTGGGCGTCGAACCGACTGGCAAGCGTTTTGAAATCATGTCCATCGACATTCACACGATTGAGGATGGCAAAATTGTACAATCCTATCATGTCGAAGAATGGCTGAGTGCACAGCAGCAGCTACTGCCAGACGACTGA
- a CDS encoding LysR family transcriptional regulator — MSTKPSHQTVRRLTYFAAIAQAGSIRGAASSLGLSVPVVSAALSELEEELNVTLAVRTTRSFALTKTGEQVSAAARKLLAAAGAAMDAAGGRADADLSGSLSLSLTTEMAAHWLPPHLARFRKHFPNVTLHVDARDDVVTLKSSIFDLAIRAYGPSHPGLDTGLGQIPLQCVSKSIPELRYAQGGWTVDAPLLTASGTDPVLQAWEPTNRIELPITFAETIVVTNRDAARKMALSGLGVALLLGIAVEEDIAQTRLLPLLPELSFGVVSYDVVMRDTLPSREARAFADLLRQTVSDRP, encoded by the coding sequence ATGAGCACGAAACCTTCGCACCAGACTGTCCGCCGTTTGACTTATTTTGCTGCGATAGCACAGGCGGGGTCGATCCGTGGCGCGGCATCTTCGCTTGGTCTATCAGTGCCTGTCGTCTCGGCAGCCTTGTCTGAGTTAGAAGAAGAGCTGAACGTGACGTTGGCGGTGCGCACAACGCGAAGTTTTGCGCTGACAAAAACCGGAGAGCAGGTGTCTGCGGCCGCCCGCAAACTTTTGGCTGCTGCGGGGGCTGCAATGGACGCAGCAGGAGGACGGGCAGACGCGGATTTATCAGGATCTTTGTCCCTTAGCCTGACAACAGAGATGGCAGCGCATTGGCTGCCTCCGCATTTGGCCCGCTTTCGAAAGCATTTCCCAAATGTCACTCTGCATGTTGATGCGCGGGATGATGTCGTTACGCTAAAATCCAGTATCTTCGATCTGGCAATTCGTGCATATGGTCCCAGCCATCCGGGTCTTGACACCGGGCTGGGGCAAATTCCTCTCCAGTGCGTGTCCAAATCCATACCTGAGCTGCGCTACGCGCAAGGCGGCTGGACGGTGGATGCACCTCTTTTGACCGCGTCCGGCACCGATCCAGTCCTACAGGCCTGGGAGCCCACAAACCGGATCGAGCTGCCGATAACGTTTGCCGAGACTATTGTCGTGACCAATCGGGATGCTGCACGCAAGATGGCTCTCTCGGGTCTCGGCGTTGCGCTGCTTCTTGGCATTGCAGTGGAGGAAGACATAGCGCAAACACGGCTTCTGCCGCTGTTGCCGGAGTTGTCGTTTGGTGTTGTGTCCTACGATGTTGTCATGCGTGACACACTGCCGTCGCGCGAGGCGCGGGCCTTTGCCGACCTGCTTCGGCAAACCGTTTCAGACCGGCCGTAA
- the tldD gene encoding metalloprotease TldD produces MTDKRFDPFETKLSRDDATRHLRTALEGAEDGELFFERRRSEALVFDDGRVKTASYDASEGFGLRAVQGEVAGYAHSSDISEPALARAVETARLAVGDGGGAMSDAPAPTNTRLYSDDDPLSGQSFPVKLEVLREIDAYTRSRDPRVVQVTASMSASLQEVVILREDGKELRDTRPMTRLNVSVILEENGRRESGSAGGGGRVMLDGLLDAEDWKAKADEALRVATVNLKAEAAPAGVMDVVLGPGWPGILLHEAIGHGLEGDFNRKGTSAFAGLMGERIAAPGITVLDDGTIPDRRGSITVDDEGTPSGKNVLIEDGILVGFMQDRQNARLMGVAPTGNGRRESYAHIPMPRMTNTYMLGGNSAPEDIVADLKDGIYAVGFGGGQVDITNGKFVFSCTEAYRVKNGKVGAPVKGATLIGDGATALKQIRALGNDMALDPGMGNCGKAGQWVPVGVGQPTVMIGGLTVGGSAT; encoded by the coding sequence ATGACTGACAAACGCTTTGATCCGTTTGAAACAAAGCTCTCGCGTGACGATGCGACCCGGCATCTTCGCACTGCCCTTGAGGGAGCCGAAGATGGCGAGCTTTTCTTTGAACGGCGTCGTTCGGAGGCACTGGTGTTCGATGATGGTCGGGTGAAAACGGCCTCTTACGATGCGTCGGAAGGATTTGGGTTACGCGCAGTTCAAGGCGAAGTGGCGGGGTACGCGCATAGCTCAGACATCTCCGAACCAGCTCTGGCGCGCGCGGTGGAAACGGCGCGCCTCGCAGTAGGTGATGGCGGTGGCGCAATGTCGGACGCCCCTGCCCCGACAAACACGCGCCTCTACAGCGATGACGACCCGCTCTCGGGGCAGAGTTTCCCAGTCAAGCTTGAGGTGCTGCGGGAGATTGATGCCTATACCAGATCACGTGATCCGCGGGTGGTTCAGGTAACAGCGTCAATGTCAGCCTCCTTGCAAGAAGTGGTCATTCTACGGGAAGACGGCAAAGAGCTTCGGGACACACGCCCGATGACGCGTTTAAATGTGAGCGTCATTCTGGAAGAGAACGGTCGGCGCGAATCCGGCAGTGCAGGTGGTGGCGGACGGGTGATGCTTGATGGGCTGCTTGACGCAGAGGACTGGAAGGCCAAAGCCGACGAGGCGCTCAGGGTTGCGACGGTAAATCTCAAAGCCGAAGCCGCCCCAGCAGGTGTAATGGACGTAGTTCTTGGCCCCGGCTGGCCCGGCATCTTGCTGCATGAAGCTATCGGCCACGGGTTGGAAGGCGACTTCAACCGCAAGGGAACTTCAGCCTTTGCTGGGCTGATGGGGGAACGTATTGCCGCTCCGGGTATCACAGTTCTGGACGACGGCACGATCCCGGACCGACGAGGATCGATCACCGTGGACGACGAAGGCACGCCATCAGGCAAGAACGTTCTTATTGAGGACGGCATTCTGGTCGGATTTATGCAAGATCGTCAGAACGCGCGGCTTATGGGCGTCGCACCCACAGGCAACGGACGGCGCGAAAGCTATGCGCATATTCCGATGCCCCGCATGACCAATACCTATATGCTGGGCGGCAATTCCGCACCCGAAGACATAGTGGCCGACCTTAAGGACGGCATTTACGCCGTGGGCTTTGGCGGTGGACAGGTGGACATAACCAACGGCAAATTTGTTTTTAGCTGCACCGAAGCCTACCGCGTGAAAAACGGCAAGGTGGGCGCTCCGGTTAAGGGCGCAACACTGATCGGTGATGGAGCAACGGCGCTCAAACAGATCCGCGCGCTTGGCAATGATATGGCTCTGGATCCCGGCATGGGAAATTGCGGCAAGGCCGGGCAATGGGTGCCCGTGGGTGTGGGGCAACCGACAGTTATGATAGGCGGGCTGACCGTGGGCGGTTCTGCGACGTAA
- the coxB gene encoding cytochrome c oxidase subunit II produces the protein MRKLTSFLAAAMAAVVTLPARAQDNLEIIGRPEDGGLNFQPAATELARDIQWLDNLLLIIITAISLFVVLLLAICILRYNRKANPEPASFTHNSPIEVAWTVVPIVILVFIAAFSLPVLFKQQEIPEGDINIKVTGYQWYWGYEYVDHEFAFDSFMIGEDKVLNDDVVAELEAAGYTRDEFLLATDTAVVVPVGKTVVMQVTGADVIHSWTIPAFGVKQDAVPGRIAQLWFAAEKEGVYFGQCSELCGKDHAYMPITVKVVSQEAYDAWLKGAVEEYAGDPATLPKHLQVASAD, from the coding sequence ATGCGCAAATTGACCAGCTTTCTGGCCGCCGCAATGGCAGCGGTCGTCACGCTTCCTGCCAGGGCACAGGACAACCTTGAAATTATCGGTCGTCCAGAGGACGGTGGGTTGAATTTCCAGCCAGCGGCGACCGAACTCGCCCGTGATATTCAGTGGTTGGACAACCTGCTGCTGATCATCATCACAGCGATTTCGCTCTTTGTTGTATTGCTCTTGGCAATTTGCATCTTGCGCTACAACCGCAAAGCAAACCCAGAGCCTGCGAGTTTTACGCACAATTCTCCGATCGAAGTGGCGTGGACGGTGGTTCCGATCGTCATTCTGGTCTTTATCGCGGCATTCTCGCTGCCGGTGCTGTTCAAGCAGCAGGAAATTCCCGAAGGTGACATCAATATCAAAGTCACCGGCTACCAGTGGTATTGGGGCTATGAGTATGTCGACCATGAGTTTGCATTTGACAGCTTTATGATTGGTGAAGACAAGGTCCTGAACGACGACGTCGTGGCCGAACTGGAAGCCGCTGGGTACACGCGTGACGAATTCCTGCTGGCGACCGATACCGCCGTTGTGGTGCCCGTTGGCAAAACTGTTGTGATGCAAGTGACAGGCGCGGATGTGATCCACAGTTGGACCATACCGGCTTTTGGTGTGAAGCAGGACGCCGTTCCAGGACGGATCGCCCAGCTTTGGTTTGCAGCAGAGAAAGAAGGCGTTTACTTTGGCCAGTGCTCTGAGCTTTGCGGTAAGGATCACGCCTACATGCCGATCACTGTGAAAGTTGTGAGCCAGGAAGCTTATGACGCGTGGCTTAAGGGTGCGGTGGAAGAATACGCAGGCGATCCAGCCACTCTGCCCAAGCATCTTCAAGTGGCTTCAGCCGACTAA
- the cyoE gene encoding heme o synthase, with product MSDASLNSTETQAYDAGFGDYFALLKPRVMTLVVFTALVGLIAAPVAVHPIVGIAAILFIAVGGGASGALNMWWDADIDAVMKRTAKRPIPSGRITGDEAFAFGMALAGISVVMLALATNFLAAALLAFTIFFYVVIYTMWLKRWTPQNIVIGGAAGAFPPMIGWAAATGSISVESILMFALIFMWTPPHFWALALFTKMDYDNAEVPMLTVTHGRRSTRVHILVYTVLLAILAVGLGFTSIGGPLYLTVAIFLNARFLKGAVDIWRRDEDMAEADRFLTERKFFKASLIYLFAHFGAIAVEAMLMPYGWGGW from the coding sequence ATGAGCGACGCGAGCCTCAATAGTACAGAAACCCAAGCCTATGATGCGGGCTTTGGCGATTATTTTGCGTTGCTTAAGCCGCGTGTGATGACGCTTGTGGTCTTTACTGCCTTGGTGGGGTTGATTGCGGCACCCGTGGCGGTGCACCCCATCGTTGGCATTGCAGCGATCCTGTTCATCGCTGTGGGTGGCGGCGCATCAGGCGCACTTAACATGTGGTGGGACGCGGATATTGACGCAGTGATGAAACGCACCGCCAAACGCCCCATCCCATCAGGTCGTATCACCGGCGATGAGGCCTTTGCCTTTGGCATGGCGCTGGCGGGTATTTCGGTGGTCATGCTGGCCCTGGCGACGAATTTCCTGGCCGCCGCGCTTCTGGCCTTCACCATCTTCTTTTACGTGGTGATCTACACCATGTGGCTCAAACGCTGGACGCCGCAGAACATCGTCATTGGCGGCGCAGCGGGAGCCTTCCCTCCAATGATTGGCTGGGCGGCAGCAACGGGCTCCATATCTGTTGAGTCGATTTTGATGTTTGCGCTGATCTTTATGTGGACTCCGCCGCATTTCTGGGCTTTGGCGCTGTTCACCAAGATGGATTACGACAACGCCGAAGTGCCGATGCTCACCGTGACCCATGGCCGCCGGTCCACCCGTGTTCACATCCTGGTCTACACTGTGTTGCTAGCGATTTTGGCCGTTGGACTTGGTTTCACCTCTATTGGTGGGCCACTGTACCTGACGGTGGCGATTTTCCTGAATGCGCGGTTCCTCAAGGGGGCGGTTGATATCTGGCGGCGCGATGAGGACATGGCTGAGGCAGATCGTTTCCTGACAGAACGCAAATTCTTCAAAGCCTCGCTCATTTATCTCTTTGCGCATTTCGGTGCGATTGCCGTTGAAGCGATGCTGATGCCCTACGGCTGGGGAGGCTGGTAA
- a CDS encoding cytochrome c oxidase assembly protein, with protein MAMDPKVKTVTRLVSVAVFMGALAWASVPLYDWFCRVTGYGGATDVAETGSDEILDQTITIRFDASQERDFPWEFKPMQREMEVRIGETGLAFYEAYNPTDKPIAGSSSYNVTPFEAGGFFTKIDCFCFEEQVLQPGERVQMPVTFFVEPEIVDDRDAKHTHTITLGYTFYQIDLPEEDAQAALESAEDTDNNVN; from the coding sequence ATGGCGATGGACCCAAAAGTCAAAACCGTTACCCGCCTTGTTAGCGTCGCTGTTTTCATGGGCGCTTTGGCCTGGGCCTCTGTGCCACTCTACGACTGGTTCTGTCGTGTGACAGGCTATGGCGGTGCGACGGATGTGGCCGAGACCGGGTCGGACGAGATTCTGGATCAGACCATCACCATCCGCTTTGACGCCAGCCAGGAACGCGACTTTCCTTGGGAATTCAAGCCTATGCAGCGCGAAATGGAAGTGCGCATCGGGGAAACCGGTTTGGCCTTCTACGAGGCGTATAACCCAACGGATAAGCCTATTGCAGGGTCTTCAAGCTACAACGTGACGCCTTTCGAGGCTGGGGGGTTCTTTACCAAGATCGACTGCTTCTGCTTTGAAGAACAGGTTCTGCAACCCGGTGAGCGGGTGCAAATGCCGGTGACGTTCTTTGTGGAACCTGAGATCGTGGATGACCGGGACGCAAAGCACACCCACACGATCACACTTGGATACACATTCTACCAAATCGACCTGCCGGAAGAAGATGCGCAAGCCGCACTTGAATCGGCGGAAGACACAGATAATAACGTGAACTAA